The genomic segment TTACGCTTGGATTCCATTGCCCGAGCTTCATCAAGATCCTGTCCGCGGATAGCCGTATCAGATAAAACGGTAACGATGGTCGGTTGAACCTCGAGGATACCACCGGAAAGGTAGATAAACTCTTCATCACCGTTTAGCTTAACGATACGAATCAGGCCCGGCTTGATGGCAGTGAGCAGCGGCGTATGCTGAGGATAAATCCCCAGTTCACCTTCGCTACCCGTCACCTGGATTCTTTGTACTTCGCCAGAAAACATATTATTTTCCGCACTCACTACGTCCAGATGGAAAGTTGATACAGCCATGTAGCCCTCCTATTGCAGCTTACAGTTTCTTGGCTTTTTCCACAGCTTCGTCAATGGAGCCAACCATGTAGAACGCCTGCTCAGGCAGATGATCGTATTCACCGTTCATAATACCGTTGAAGCCACGGATAGTGTCTTTCAGCGATACGTACTTACCAGAAGAACCGGTAAATACTTCTGCAACGAAGAATGGCTGAGACAGGAAGCGCTGAATCTTACGAGCACGAGATACCACCAGCTTGTCACTTTCTGACAGCTCGTCCATACCCAGAATCGCAATGATGTCTTTCAGTTCCTGATAACGTTGCAGAATTGACTGAACGCCACGGGCACAATCATAGTGCTCCTGACCAACCACTAATGGATCCAGCTGGCGGCTGGTTGAATCAAGTGGGTCAACCGCAGGGTAAATACCCAGAGAAGCGATTTGACGACTTAATACTACCGTTGCATCCAGGTGGGCGAAGGTGGTTGCCGGTGATGGGTCAGTCAAGTCATCCGCAGGTACGTATACTGCCTGTACCGAGGTGATTGAACCGGTTTTAGTCGATGTAATACGTTCTTGCAGTACACCCATCTCTTC from the Limnobaculum zhutongyuii genome contains:
- a CDS encoding F0F1 ATP synthase subunit epsilon, producing MAVSTFHLDVVSAENNMFSGEVQRIQVTGSEGELGIYPQHTPLLTAIKPGLIRIVKLNGDEEFIYLSGGILEVQPTIVTVLSDTAIRGQDLDEARAMESKRKAEEHIRNSHGDIDYAQASAELSKAIAKLRVIELTKKMM